In one Phaenicophaeus curvirostris isolate KB17595 chromosome 19, BPBGC_Pcur_1.0, whole genome shotgun sequence genomic region, the following are encoded:
- the CCDC40 gene encoding coiled-coil domain-containing protein 40, which yields MEEPPDVAAEGSEVELGPAQHGAIRAPAHLAVEEKFPETFSGKMEVDSFSPELGDMEQPIADRGSPSHTSPSAPLQATALSVEVNSSMKSGDIGEPVTLHSESTFEQLGQMTSEHGDQRWEEEPQQHGAEEHKISASSEETIEETQLVVLDPEHPLMRRFQAALENYFNKEIEKVNLELQELRAAIKKSKVQKEELGVILYGEQQQLAQLQTELEKSSERCSQAATARRQLEEELESRRHAYKKMCQDRDDERKKVSAMQTQAENLALRLFYMQNMDQDMHHNILLMKRATKKAEAEKVQAELEKRKQDLLVDRLTRKAYELQEQIALFDAQLVAQAENTKLTRQAVNEVCMEIQAINMEKKQLISHWNSSLIAMKQRDEAYAAAQELLSKYKHDLKSLEMDIQSCSKSIRKEEEKNELLVTILNRLQNDANTTKKLIAQCLSKQEALKVESATYTRILHETEQTLNRTKMDQAALLNELQSINKDIEKVTDAKVQMENEIMAKLQDQMMSSKAAKHFSQLAAKVHQRKTDLELQCSKVENDIAQVILDTTHTNCRLTVLQNTLCELDKEIKNVEDLISCKESEIAKSQLLTENKQRVLSQYNKKLEEILSQQEGQELGPLEIEINRLTKEIEEYSLKMTTLQKSWLNLQKELVKLTHERDEQIASLDLLKKQITIMQQKKIRTENEIQQEIKEQKDIKHHMRNMTNELMKLNVLINKNNSSFEELHYGNIITKNEFVRSLKEAEKESVEMQEKLSQLTKEKERLSNSLVEAEQKIMLWERKIQLTKEVRAAVDFEKSQGEIQAMKTEIRRKQVRYGQLMKQQEKMIRDMEASVSRREAIASHGESQKKKDKKHITLSDVHRKKQELRKQIRETQENIRDCDKTILELESAQASLSTALSEKQEELHRLQAECNSLDSDAELLRYKKRWNLLEIVAFQTRQKHLQALKEGKYVPLCHTEQAWRKKQQKLLDRLRTINAIIHQIQQEHPQDQRVLQWLSQHIESKLSSQEA from the exons ATGGAGGAGCCACCCGATGTCGCAGCAGAGGGATCTGAAGTGGAACTGGGCCCGGCTCAGCATGGTGCAATCAGAGCTCCAGCACATCTTGCTGTGGAg gaaaaatttcctgAGACTTTTTCGGGCAAAATGGAAGTAGACAGTTTCTCTCCTGAACTGGGTGACATGGAGCAGCCAATAGCAGACAGAGGAAGCCCTTCCCATACGTCTCCAAGTGCTCCTCTGCAGGCAACAGCATTGTCAGTGGAGGTGAACAGCAGCATGAAGTCAG GTGACATTGGAGAACCTGTTACTCTCCATTCAGAATCTACCTTTGAGCAGCTCGGTCAGATGACTAGTGAGCATGGTGACCAAAGATGGGAAGAGGAACCCCAGCAGCATGGAGCTGAGGAACACAAAATAAGTGCAAGCAGTGAAGAAACTATAGAAGAAACACAACTGGTTGTCTTGGACCCAGAACAT CCACTGATGAGAAGATTCCAAGCTGCTCTGGAGAATTACTTTAATAAGGAGATAGAAAAAGTGAACCTAGAGCTTCAGGAACTG AGGGCAGCAATAAAGAAGAGCAAAGTGCAAAAAGAAGAGCTGGGAGTGATTCTTtatggggagcagcagcagctggcccAACTGCAAACGGAactggagaagagcagtgagCGCTGCTCTCAGGCAGCCACAGCACGTCGGCAGCTGGAAGAGGAATTGGAGAGCCGCAGGCATGCTTACAAGAAAATGTGTCAGGACAGAGATGATGAACGCAAGAAAG TTTCTGCAATGCAGACCCAGGCTGAAAACCTGGCCTTGCGTCTCTTCTATATGCAGAACATGGACCAGGATATGCATCATAATATTTTACTAATGAAACGGGCAACAAAGAAGGCTGAGGCAGAGAAGGTCCAGGCTgagctggaaaagagaaaacag GATCTTCTTGTAGACCGCTTAACAAGAAAAGCCTACGAACTACAAGAACAGATTGCTCTGTTTGATGCTCAGTTGGTGGCCCAGGCAGAGAACACAAAACTAACTCGGCAAGCAGTAAATGAG GTTTGTATGGAGATACAGGCTATTAACATGGAGAAAAAGCAATTGATTAGCCACTGGAATAGCAGCTTGATTGCAATGAAGCAAAGAGATGAGGCCTATGCTGCTGCACAAGAGTTGCTGAG CAAATACAAACATGACCTCAAGTCCCTAGAAATGGACATCCAGAGCTGTAGCAAGTCAatcaggaaggaggaggagaagaatgaGTTGCTTGTCACCATCCTGAACCGTTTACAGAACGATGCCAACACAACAAAGAAACTGATAGCCCAGTGCCTTTCAAAGCAAGAAGCCTTGAAAGTTGAATCTGCCACCTATACTCGCATTCTCCACGAGACAGAACAGACCCTCAACAGGACCAAGATG GATCAAGCTGCTCTTCTGAATGAGTTGCAGTCCATCAATAAGGATATAGAGAAAGTAACTGATGCCAAAGTGCAGATGGAGAACGAAATCATGGCAAAGCTTCAGGACCAGATGATGTCCAGCAAAGCTGCAAAACACTTCTCACAACTGGCTGCAAAAGTTCATCAGAGAAAAACAGATCTG GAGCTGCAGTGTTCCAAGGTTGAGAATGATATCGCCCAGGTTATTCTAGATACAACTCATACCAACTGCAGGCTGACAGTTCTCCAAAACACACTTTGTGAGCTggacaaggaaataaaaaatgttgaagATCTGATCAGCTGCAAGGAAAGTGAGATTGCAAAGTCCCAACTCCTGACTGAGAACAAGCAAAGGGTCCTCAGCCAGTACAACAAGAAGTTGGAGGAGATTCTTTCTCAGCAGGAG GGTCAAGAATTGGGACCACTGGAAATTGAGATCAACAGGTTGACCAAGGAGATAGAAGAATATAGTTTGAAGATGACAACACTACAGAAGTCCTGGCTCAATCTGCAGAAAGAGCTAGTGAAATTGACACATGAACGGGATGAACAAATAGCCTCCTTGGACTTGTTAAAGAAGCAGATCACAATaatgcagcagaagaaaatacgTACTGAAA ATGAAATTCAGCAGGAAATTAAAGAGCAAAAAGACATCAAGCATCACATGAGGAACATGACAAATGAATTGATGAAGTTGAATGTGTTGATCAACAAGAACAACAGCAGCTTTGAGGAGCTGCACTATGGCAACATTATCACAAAGAACGAGTTTGTACGCTCTCTCAAG GAAGCCGAAAAAGAATCAGTTGAGATGCAGGAGAAGCTCAGTCAATTGactaaggagaaagaaagactgTCAAACAGCCTGGTGGAAGCAGA GCAAAAAATCATGCTATGGGAGAGAAAGATCCAGCTGACAAAAGAGGTGCGTGCAGCGGTGGATTTTGAGAAATCACAAGGTGAAATCCAGGCCATGAAAACAGAGATTCGTAGGAAGCAG GTCCGCTACGGCCAGCTGATGAAGCAACAGGAGAAGATGATTCGTGATATGGAGGCATCTGTTTCTCGTAGAGAGGCGATAGCAAGTCATGGAgagagtcagaaaaaaaaagataagaaacaTATCACCCTGAGTGACGTCCACCGCAAGAAACAGGAGTTGAGAAAGCAGATCAGAGAAACCCAGGAG AACATTCGAGACTGCGACAAAAccatcctggagctggagaGCGCCCAAGCGTCTCTTAGCACTGCGTTGTCggaaaagcaggaagaattGCACAGACTGCAGGCCGAGTGCAACAGCCTCGATTCAGACGCAGAACTTCTTCGGTACAAGAAACGATGG AACCTTTTGGAGATTGTGGCCTTCCAGACACGCCAGAAGCATCTGCAGGCACTGAAGGAAGGTAAGTACGTTCCTCTGTGCCACACTGAACAAGCctggaggaagaagcagcagaaattgCTGGACCGGCTCCGTACCATCAATGCCATCATCCACCAGATCCAGCAGGAACACCCTCAAGACCAAAGGGTTCTCCAGTGGCTCAGTCAGCACATAGAATCCAAGCTCAGCTCACAGGAAGCctga